The Primulina huaijiensis isolate GDHJ02 unplaced genomic scaffold, ASM1229523v2 scaffold206764, whole genome shotgun sequence genome has a segment encoding these proteins:
- the LOC140966496 gene encoding transcription factor E2FA-like produces MAGPGISTRDAAATPPAPAAENGRIFPLQQTPPTAIRRHLPFASMKPPFAPPDDYHHFSTPARAAASSGSAADQLPDAVVVKSTTLKRKNGSEKNEAESNEWTTSPGFSDMANSRFRTPVSGKGGRPNGRSKVTKNNRSIPSTPISNIDAPSPLTPASSCRYDSSLSLLTKKFVNLIKHAEDGELDLNKAADTLQVQKRRIYDITNVLEGIGLIEKKLKNRIHWK; encoded by the exons ATGGCTGGGCCTGGAATTTCCACCCGTGACGCGGCGGCGACGCCTCCAGCCCCAGCCGCGGAGAACGGGCGGATCTTCCCACTGCAGCAGACGCCGCCGACTGCGATCAGGAGACACCTCCCCTTCGCGTCTATGAAGCCGCCGTTTGCTCCGCCTGATGACTATCACCACTTCTCCACACCGGCGCGCGCCGCCGCCTCGTCCGGCTCTGCGGCTGATCAGCTGCCGGATGCGGTCGTCGTCAAGTCTACC ACTTTGAAGAGGAAGAATGGGAGCGAGAAAAACGAAGCCGAGTCTAATGAGTGGACAACTAGTCCTGGATTTAGTGATATGGCTAACAGTCGCTTCCGAACTCCTGTATCTGGTAAAGGAGGAAGGCCAAATGGTCGGTCAAAAGTTACCAAAAACAACAGATCTATCCCTTCAACCCCCATTTCCAATATTG ACGCTCCATCTCCTCTTACTCCTGCTAGCAGTTGCCGCTATGATAGCTCCTTGA GTCTTCTGACAAAAAAGTTCGTCAACTTAATAAAGCACGCAGAAGATGGTGAACTTGATTTGAACAAAGCTGCTGACACTTTACAG GTTCAGAAGAGAAGGATTTATGACATAACCAATGTCCTTGAAGGGATTGGTCTTATAGAAAAAAAGCTTAAAAACAGAATCCACTGGAAGTAA